One Pseudobdellovibrionaceae bacterium genomic window carries:
- the fabG gene encoding 3-oxoacyl-[acyl-carrier-protein] reductase, with protein MTNANSSQGLLTGQKVLVTGGSRGIGAAIARELAREGASVAITYVSREDAAQAVLKDLPGSGHLALKMDVGQEASVDEGIDQLLKTWGQIDGIVNNAGVTKDGLLLRMKTEDFDNVVQTNLKGTFLVTRAALKPMLKARKGSIVNITSVIGQTGNAGQANYAASKGGTVAFSKSAAAEVASRGIRVNCVAPGFINTEMTGVLTDDQKKMILSEIPLGRIAEAKEVAQAVAFLLSDRASYITGHTLSVNGGMFME; from the coding sequence ATGACAAATGCGAATTCATCACAGGGTCTACTGACGGGACAAAAGGTGCTGGTCACCGGCGGAAGCCGTGGCATCGGCGCCGCCATCGCCCGTGAGCTCGCTCGCGAAGGCGCGAGCGTCGCGATCACTTATGTGTCGCGTGAAGATGCGGCGCAAGCGGTCCTCAAAGATCTTCCGGGTTCAGGCCATCTGGCGCTGAAGATGGACGTGGGACAAGAGGCCTCGGTCGATGAAGGCATCGACCAACTCCTGAAGACCTGGGGCCAGATCGACGGCATCGTGAACAATGCGGGCGTCACCAAAGACGGTCTTCTTTTGCGCATGAAAACCGAAGACTTTGATAACGTCGTCCAGACGAACCTCAAAGGAACTTTCCTGGTCACGCGCGCGGCGCTGAAGCCCATGCTGAAAGCCCGCAAAGGTTCGATCGTGAATATCACTAGCGTGATCGGTCAGACCGGCAACGCGGGCCAGGCGAACTATGCGGCCTCCAAAGGCGGCACCGTCGCATTCTCGAAGTCGGCGGCAGCCGAAGTCGCTTCGCGCGGCATCCGCGTGAACTGCGTGGCGCCGGGTTTCATCAATACGGAAATGACCGGAGTCCTCACCGACGATCAGAAAAAGATGATCCTCAGCGAAATTCCGCTGGGTCGGATCGCCGAGGCGAAAGAGGTCGCGCAAGCGGTCGCCTTCCTGCTGTCGGACCGGGCGAGTTACATCACGGGTCATACGCTGTCGGTCAACGGCGGCATGTTCATGGAATAG
- the fabF gene encoding beta-ketoacyl-ACP synthase II yields the protein MKLTRGSREIRRVVVTGIGAVTPLGLSMEETWQNLLRGQSGIAPITKFDTTLYDTKFAGEVKNFNADAFIPKKEQKKMDTFIQYAVAATKMALDDAKLELTEEVKNTTGTFIGVGMGGLPFIEEQFAKITEKGPSRISPFFIPAVITNMASGQVSILFGLRGTSYSITSACATGAHSIGEAYNAIRYGQNDVMIAGGAEATVCPMAIGGFGAMRALSTRNDDPTHASRPMDKDRDGFVLSEGCAIMVLESMEHAVKRGARILAEVSGYGATADAYHMTSPAPCGEGGQRSVMAALKDSGLKPSDIQYVNPHATSTPLGDELETQALKAVFGDHAKKLWVNATKSMIGHTLGAAGAIEGAICVKVLEHQLSPPTINLVNPSEGCDLDYVTGEARTGKITHVLNNSFGFGGTNASLIFSKVDA from the coding sequence ATGAAGCTGACTCGTGGTTCTCGTGAAATTCGTCGTGTGGTCGTCACCGGCATCGGCGCCGTGACCCCACTGGGACTCAGCATGGAAGAAACCTGGCAGAATCTTTTGCGCGGCCAAAGCGGCATCGCGCCGATCACCAAATTCGACACGACTTTGTACGATACGAAGTTCGCGGGCGAAGTGAAGAACTTCAATGCTGACGCCTTCATCCCTAAAAAAGAACAAAAGAAAATGGATACCTTCATCCAGTACGCCGTCGCCGCGACCAAAATGGCGCTCGACGACGCGAAGCTGGAGCTCACCGAAGAGGTGAAAAATACGACCGGCACCTTCATCGGCGTCGGCATGGGCGGTCTGCCGTTCATCGAAGAGCAGTTCGCGAAAATCACCGAAAAAGGCCCCAGCCGGATTTCGCCGTTCTTCATTCCCGCAGTCATCACCAATATGGCTTCGGGTCAGGTCTCGATCCTTTTCGGTCTGCGCGGCACGAGCTATTCGATCACCTCGGCCTGCGCGACCGGCGCACACTCCATCGGCGAAGCCTACAATGCGATTCGTTACGGACAAAACGACGTCATGATCGCGGGCGGCGCCGAGGCGACCGTCTGCCCGATGGCCATCGGCGGCTTCGGCGCGATGCGCGCGCTGTCCACTCGCAATGACGATCCCACTCACGCCAGCCGTCCGATGGACAAAGACCGCGACGGTTTCGTCCTGTCTGAAGGCTGCGCGATCATGGTTTTGGAATCCATGGAGCACGCGGTAAAACGCGGCGCCCGCATCTTGGCGGAAGTTTCCGGTTACGGAGCGACGGCCGATGCGTACCATATGACTTCGCCCGCTCCTTGCGGAGAAGGCGGACAGCGGTCCGTCATGGCGGCGCTGAAGGATTCGGGCCTGAAGCCGTCGGACATTCAGTACGTGAATCCCCACGCGACCTCGACGCCTTTGGGCGATGAACTGGAAACGCAGGCCCTCAAGGCGGTCTTCGGCGACCACGCCAAAAAACTTTGGGTGAACGCGACGAAATCCATGATCGGCCACACGCTCGGCGCGGCGGGCGCGATCGAAGGCGCCATTTGCGTGAAGGTACTTGAGCACCAACTTTCGCCCCCGACCATCAATCTTGTGAACCCGTCGGAAGGTTGCGATCTGGACTACGTCACCGGCGAAGCGCGCACGGGCAAGATCACGCACGTTCTGAATAACTCTTTCGGCTTCGGCGGAACCAACGCGAGCCTTATTTTTTCGAAGGTGGACGCATGA
- a CDS encoding serine hydroxymethyltransferase has translation MTNTFPSLSKADPQVFASLQRETDRQKFGLEMIASENYTSLAVMEAQGSILTNKYAEGYPGKRYYGGCNFVDEIEQLAIERAKKLFGCAFANVQPHSGSQANMAVYLAALKPGEKILGLDLSHGGHLTHGSPVNFSGLLFEAHGYKLDADTGLLNYETIRKQAQELKPKMIIAGYSAYPRALDFKKFREIADEVGAVLMVDMAHFAGLVAAGVHESPFPYADYVTTTTHKTLRGPRGGLILTNSEENAKKLNSRIFPGIQGGPLEHVIAGKAVAFHEALQPGFKTYTENVVKNARALANVLLKEGFALVTGGTDNHLILVDLSKTPVTGKVAEHALDEAGITVNKNTVPNEQRSPFVTSGVRIGTPALTTRGMGTAEMERIGVWIAQVLRAPEDAALKTKIHGEIRELCAKFPIYPELQG, from the coding sequence ATGACAAACACCTTCCCTTCGCTCTCTAAAGCCGACCCGCAAGTTTTTGCGTCCCTGCAACGTGAAACCGACCGCCAAAAGTTCGGTCTCGAGATGATCGCCAGCGAAAACTATACGTCGCTCGCGGTGATGGAAGCGCAAGGATCGATCCTTACTAACAAATACGCCGAAGGTTATCCGGGAAAGCGCTACTACGGTGGCTGCAACTTCGTCGACGAGATCGAACAGCTCGCCATCGAGCGCGCGAAAAAACTCTTCGGCTGCGCCTTCGCCAACGTCCAGCCCCACTCGGGTTCACAGGCCAACATGGCGGTTTACCTGGCGGCGCTGAAACCCGGCGAAAAGATCCTGGGACTGGACCTGTCCCACGGCGGTCACCTGACCCACGGCTCGCCCGTCAATTTCAGCGGTCTTCTGTTCGAGGCGCACGGCTACAAACTCGACGCGGACACGGGTCTTTTGAATTACGAGACGATTCGCAAGCAAGCGCAGGAGCTGAAACCCAAGATGATCATCGCGGGCTACAGCGCGTATCCGCGCGCGCTCGACTTCAAAAAATTCCGCGAGATCGCGGACGAGGTCGGCGCGGTCTTGATGGTCGACATGGCCCACTTCGCGGGTCTGGTCGCGGCGGGCGTCCACGAGTCGCCCTTCCCGTACGCGGATTACGTGACTACGACGACCCACAAGACCCTGCGCGGACCGCGCGGCGGACTCATCCTCACGAACTCGGAAGAGAACGCGAAAAAACTGAACTCGCGAATCTTCCCCGGCATCCAGGGAGGTCCGCTCGAACACGTGATCGCGGGAAAAGCGGTCGCTTTCCACGAGGCGCTCCAACCGGGCTTCAAGACCTACACCGAAAATGTCGTGAAAAACGCCCGTGCGCTCGCCAACGTTTTGTTGAAAGAGGGCTTCGCGCTGGTAACCGGCGGAACCGACAACCACCTCATCTTGGTGGATCTGTCGAAAACCCCCGTGACCGGGAAAGTCGCCGAACATGCGCTGGATGAAGCGGGTATCACCGTGAACAAAAACACGGTTCCGAACGAGCAACGCTCGCCCTTCGTGACGAGCGGCGTGCGCATCGGCACCCCGGCTTTGACCACGCGGGGGATGGGCACCGCCGAGATGGAACGTATCGGCGTCTGGATCGCTCAGGTCCTGCGCGCGCCGGAAGACGCCGCTTTGAAAACCAAAATCCACGGAGAGATCCGCGAGTTGTGCGCGAAGTTTCCGATCTACCCTGAACTCCAGGGCTAG
- a CDS encoding acyl carrier protein: MEIETGGSKVAINPKVKDIIVEQLGVDPEKVKTEASFIDDLGADSLDIVELVMAMEEEFDLEIPDEEAEKLRTVGDVTGFLEKKGKLQ, encoded by the coding sequence ATGGAAATCGAAACCGGAGGTTCTAAAGTGGCTATCAATCCGAAAGTGAAAGACATCATCGTTGAGCAGTTGGGCGTGGATCCCGAGAAAGTGAAGACTGAAGCTTCCTTCATCGACGATCTGGGCGCAGACAGCCTCGATATCGTCGAGCTCGTCATGGCGATGGAAGAGGAATTCGACCTCGAAATCCCCGACGAAGAAGCTGAAAAACTCCGGACCGTCGGTGACGTCACTGGCTTCCTCGAGAAAAAAGGCAAACTCCAGTAA
- a CDS encoding DedA family protein, whose product MMHIIDLILHVDLHLKEWLALYGIWIYVILFVIIFAETGLVVTPFLPGDSLLFAAGALTALGDDGMNIWLLGGLLMAAAIIGDQLNYTIGNRFGQWLLTGHLRRWVKVDHIRQTEMFMAKYGASAIVLARFAPIVRTFAPFVAGIGNMNRRRFLMFNVIGAILWVQIFLWLGHLFGNLPVVQKNFSLVIAGIIAVSLIPLAVGWWKARNEATAEAKAPQPVDAAGPR is encoded by the coding sequence ATGATGCACATTATCGATCTCATCTTGCATGTCGACCTTCATCTGAAAGAGTGGCTCGCGCTCTACGGAATTTGGATTTACGTTATTTTGTTCGTCATCATTTTCGCCGAGACGGGTTTGGTCGTTACGCCGTTTTTGCCGGGGGATTCGCTTCTGTTCGCGGCGGGTGCGCTGACCGCGCTCGGCGATGACGGGATGAATATTTGGTTGCTGGGCGGTCTGCTGATGGCCGCGGCGATCATCGGGGATCAACTTAACTACACGATCGGAAATCGTTTCGGGCAGTGGCTCCTGACCGGACATCTGCGACGTTGGGTGAAGGTGGACCACATCCGCCAAACCGAAATGTTCATGGCGAAGTATGGCGCCTCCGCGATCGTGCTGGCGCGTTTCGCGCCCATTGTCCGAACCTTCGCGCCGTTCGTGGCGGGGATCGGCAACATGAACCGTCGGCGTTTCCTGATGTTCAACGTCATCGGCGCCATTTTGTGGGTGCAGATCTTCCTATGGTTGGGACACCTTTTCGGAAATCTGCCGGTCGTGCAGAAAAATTTCTCGCTCGTCATCGCGGGCATCATCGCCGTGTCGCTGATCCCGCTCGCGGTCGGTTGGTGGAAGGCCCGTAATGAAGCCACGGCCGAGGCGAAGGCGCCGCAGCCGGTGGACGCGGCGGGGCCGCGATGA
- a CDS encoding RpiB/LacA/LacB family sugar-phosphate isomerase, with amino-acid sequence MIRKVYLAADHGGYDLKEKIKRHLILASAELKIQIEDLGPHDTASVDYPDYADQVCRKIHGFQLVSSGGEPASPIPLPAEMGFLICGSGQGMAMRANKYPHIRAALCWNEESTTLSREHNDANILCLGGRLLDHDLALKMVNLFVTTAFAGGRHQRRVEKVSAPVGTP; translated from the coding sequence ATGATCCGCAAAGTTTATCTGGCCGCCGATCATGGTGGTTACGACCTGAAAGAAAAAATCAAACGCCACCTGATCCTCGCCTCGGCAGAGCTCAAAATCCAAATTGAGGATTTGGGACCGCACGACACGGCTTCGGTCGACTATCCCGACTATGCCGATCAAGTCTGCCGGAAGATTCACGGCTTTCAGCTCGTGAGTTCGGGTGGCGAACCGGCAAGTCCGATTCCGCTGCCCGCGGAAATGGGCTTTCTGATTTGCGGCTCTGGCCAGGGGATGGCGATGCGCGCGAACAAATATCCGCACATCCGCGCGGCCCTTTGCTGGAATGAAGAATCGACGACCCTTTCACGTGAACACAATGACGCCAACATTCTGTGTTTGGGGGGACGCCTCCTCGATCACGACCTGGCTCTGAAGATGGTGAATCTTTTTGTCACGACGGCTTTTGCCGGGGGTCGCCATCAACGCCGGGTCGAGAAGGTTTCGGCGCCGGTCGGTACGCCTTAA
- the fabD gene encoding ACP S-malonyltransferase has product MFAFLYPGQGSQQPGMGQFLFENFKIAQTTFEEASDAIKIDMKKLCFHGSVEELAMTENTQPALLTVSTATTRVITSEFGAKARIGAGHSIGEYGALVAAGVIEFAPAVKAVRTRGQAMQSAVPVGQGGMVAVMGLSESQVIQLCSYVEKESGFTPLSPANYNSPGQIVISGSMKAIEWMRANAKAENIWPTETPRLKLIPLNVSAPFHCAMMKPAEDEMRKVLSDMPFQLPAFQIIQNFTAAVETHPEALRENLIRQVSGPVKWMQSMELLKKQGVSQCLELGTGKVLQGLLKKIDSEFFQVLNANSLEDLKMIEKIAKPQGAI; this is encoded by the coding sequence ATGTTCGCCTTTTTGTATCCCGGTCAGGGAAGCCAGCAGCCCGGTATGGGCCAGTTCCTTTTTGAAAATTTCAAGATCGCCCAGACCACCTTCGAAGAAGCTTCGGACGCGATCAAAATCGACATGAAAAAACTCTGCTTTCACGGCAGCGTGGAAGAGCTCGCGATGACCGAGAACACGCAGCCCGCGCTCCTGACCGTTTCGACGGCCACGACCCGCGTGATCACGTCCGAATTCGGCGCGAAAGCGCGGATCGGCGCGGGCCACTCGATCGGGGAATACGGCGCCCTCGTCGCGGCCGGAGTCATCGAATTCGCGCCCGCGGTGAAGGCCGTACGGACGCGCGGCCAGGCCATGCAATCCGCCGTTCCCGTGGGTCAAGGCGGTATGGTCGCGGTGATGGGCCTCAGCGAATCCCAGGTGATTCAGCTGTGCTCTTATGTCGAAAAAGAGTCGGGTTTCACCCCGCTGAGCCCCGCGAACTACAATAGCCCCGGTCAGATCGTGATCTCGGGCTCGATGAAAGCCATCGAATGGATGAGGGCCAACGCCAAAGCCGAAAATATTTGGCCGACCGAAACCCCGCGCCTGAAGCTCATCCCCTTGAACGTCTCGGCGCCTTTTCACTGCGCCATGATGAAGCCGGCGGAAGACGAAATGCGTAAGGTGCTGAGCGACATGCCGTTCCAGCTTCCCGCCTTCCAGATCATCCAGAACTTCACTGCGGCCGTGGAAACCCATCCAGAGGCCCTTCGCGAGAACTTGATCCGCCAGGTTTCAGGCCCCGTGAAATGGATGCAAAGCATGGAGTTGCTTAAAAAACAGGGCGTTTCCCAATGCTTAGAATTGGGGACTGGCAAGGTGCTTCAAGGGCTCCTCAAAAAAATTGACTCCGAGTTCTTCCAAGTCTTGAATGCCAACTCTTTGGAAGACTTGAAAATGATTGAAAAAATCGCGAAGCCGCAAGGCGCGATTTAA
- a CDS encoding M23 family metallopeptidase codes for MKRLVTTLFISSLAASLTACVSPTLPSVPSRIQESPKTAIDPDQALGPDEDVTSTSGIAVHERGNRSGHFDWPVDEARMTRGFFLKPKKKRGRPHLGIDLAAPKGTPIYAAHEGLVIYVGREFRGYGRMVMVEGKDGFATLYAHLSKSSIKAGTTVAKGDLIGEMGRTGRATGVHLHFEIRMKDGPVDPLNFLPGGHELARQASRIRFPVWVGPDIAALNPFPSPSSSPSWISPRAPAEASADSL; via the coding sequence ATGAAGCGGCTTGTAACCACCCTCTTCATTTCGAGTCTGGCCGCGAGTCTCACCGCCTGCGTGAGTCCGACGCTTCCGTCCGTGCCCAGCCGCATCCAAGAATCTCCTAAAACCGCCATCGATCCCGACCAAGCTTTGGGACCCGATGAAGACGTCACATCGACTTCCGGTATCGCCGTGCATGAGCGCGGCAACCGTTCAGGCCATTTCGATTGGCCGGTGGATGAGGCCCGCATGACCCGCGGCTTTTTCCTGAAACCGAAGAAAAAACGCGGTCGCCCCCACCTCGGCATCGATCTGGCCGCCCCCAAGGGAACCCCCATCTACGCGGCCCACGAGGGACTCGTGATCTACGTCGGCCGTGAGTTCCGTGGTTACGGCCGCATGGTCATGGTCGAAGGCAAAGACGGCTTTGCGACTCTTTACGCCCATTTGTCGAAGTCCTCGATTAAGGCCGGCACGACCGTCGCCAAAGGGGATTTGATCGGTGAGATGGGCCGCACCGGCCGCGCCACGGGCGTCCATCTGCACTTCGAAATTCGCATGAAGGACGGCCCCGTCGATCCGCTGAACTTCCTGCCCGGCGGCCACGAGCTCGCCCGTCAGGCCTCCCGCATTCGCTTTCCGGTTTGGGTCGGCCCCGACATCGCCGCGCTCAATCCTTTCCCGTCGCCGTCCTCCAGCCCGTCCTGGATCAGCCCGCGCGCTCCCGCCGAAGCCTCGGCCGACAGCCTGTAA